catgagggatgtgaGAGGAGCCATGGGGCTGTTGTAATAATTGGCATACCGCTGGCACTTATCACAAGCTCGAGAAAATTCAAGGGCATCTTTTTTCAGTGTTGGCCAATAGTAAACCTGACGGAAGACTTTCTGAGCTAGGGAACTACTCCCTGAGTGATTGTCACAAATGCCCTCATGCACCTCCCTTAGGATATAGTTGTATTCGTCTCCGTCTATGCACTTGAGGAGGGGCACGCTAAACCTTCTTCTGTATAGATCCCGTCATATATCACATAGTGGGATGCCTTGTACTTTATTCTTCTTGCCTCATTTTTTATCTAAAAGTTATCCTTCCCTTATGTAGGCTAAGATAGGTGTCATCCATGTGGGGTCGAGGTCGCTACCAATTTTTCCCACCTCGTGTTCGGGAACACTAGGATGCCTTTGTATATCAAGGGGCACAACCCCTAACAGAGTGGCCTCATGGCGTGAGCCAAGCTTAGCCAGCTCGTCCGCGCCTTCACTCCAACCACGCGGAATCAGTTCTAGCCTCACCTCATTGAACCTTGCAATTATCCTCTGTGCACACTTCAGGTAAAGCTCTGTTCTTGGCCTCTTAGCTTGGTAACCCCCCGTTTATCTAATAAACCACAATCATGGAGTTGATGAACACATTCAAATTCTCCACCTTCATTTCCAAAGCTAGATTGAGACCGTTGATCAGggcctcatactcagcatcattgttggttACACGGATGGCCAGATGGGTCGCACATCTGATATTGTGCCCCTCAGGACTGATCAACTTAATTCCGGCTCCAGCCCCTTCTCCGTCGGAGGATCCATCTATAAAAAGGTTTCACCATGGGGCGCAGTTCTGCTGTCCTTGCTCACTTTCTTCTACCCCTGGTATGACAATGAGGGCCCATTGGTCCTCCTCCTGATGTGGGGGAAACTCTAGGATAAAATCAGCCAAGGTTTGGACCTTGATCGCGGTTCTAGGCTTATAATCCACCTCGGACTGGCCAAGCTCTATTGTCCATTTCAACATTCGACCCGATGCCTCAGGCTTGTGCATCACCTGCCTGAGGGGATAAGAAGTTCTCACCTCTGTTTTATGGGCCTGAAAATAAGGTCTAAGCTTTTGGGAGGCCAGGATTAGAGCATATGTTAACTTCTCGAGATTCGCATACCGGGTCTCTGCATCGGCCAATCTCTTACTCACATCATATACCGGGAGCTGCACACCATCTTCTTCACGGACCAATACAGCACTGACTGCAAAGTCTGAGACGGCCAAGTAAAGGACCAGAGTTTCTCCTGCCTTTGGGTTGGAAAATATCGAGGGACTGCTGAGGTGCTTTTTTATATTTTGAAAGGCCTCCTCACATTTTTCTGTCCACTCAAAATTCTTCCCCACTCCTTTAATCGCTTTGAAAAACTCGTGGCATTTGTCGGAGGACTTTAAGACGAAACGGTTTAAGGCAGCCACTCGCCCCGTTAAGTTTTAGACATCCTTCGCTCGTCGTGGGGATCTCATCTCGAGTAGAGCTCATATCTTGGCGGGGATGCCCTCAATGCCCCTATGGTtgacaataaatcccaaaaacttcCCTAACTCGACCCCGAACTCATATTTCTGGGGGTTGAGCTTCATCATGTACTCCCTCAGGATCTGGAACATGTCTGATAGGTGGAGGACATGATCCTTTGCTTCTTTTGACTTCACAAGCATATCATCTACATAGGCCTCCATGGTCTTGCACAACTGATGTTTAAATATCTAGTTCACCAATATTTGATAGGTTGCAAAAGCATTAAGGAGCCCGAAGGGCATCCCGATGTAACAATAGAGGCCCTGATCAGTAATAAAGGAGGTGTGTTCCTGATCTGGCCCATAAATTGGGATTTGATTATATCTCGAGTAAACATCTATAAAGTTAAGTAATGCATGTCCAGCTGTGGAATCAACCAGCTTGTCGATTCGGAGTAGAGGAAAACTATCCTTCAGGCAGGTTTTGTTTAGGTCAAAGAAGTCCACACATGTCCTCCATTTGCCATTTAGTTTCTTGATAAGCACTGGGTTGGCCAGCCACATGGGGTAGAAGGCATCCCTTACAAGCCCTGCCTTCATCAGTCTATCCACTTCTTCTTTGAGGGCCTCTGCCCTCTCTCCACTAATTGGCCGCCTCTTTTGTCTGAACCCCTTCTTTTTGGATCTAAGTTGAGCCGGTGGCACATGACACTTGGgtcaatttccaccatatcagagtgtgaccatgcaaagaTATCCAAATTTGTTCTCAAGAATTGGGCCATGTCCTCTCTCAGGTCGGGGCTTAAGTTAGAGCCTATTCTGATTACCTTGGAAGGATCATTCAGGTCTACCAAGATTGGGATTGTGTCCTCAGCGGTCCCGGCCCTCTCAACCATTGGGGGAATTCTCGGGTCCAAGTCTTCCCGAGCCTCACTAGTTTCTCCCACTTCCGTGATCGTCAAACCTTCTGTTTCCTCGAGGTCGGGATGGTGAACTCGAACCGGATTTTCCAAGCGTTCAGAGGTCATGATGACCGTGCGCGTGATTCCGTTGGGAAGATCTATGGTTGTTGTTGTTTCTTCGCGTGCCCACTTCCCTTTCTTGAGTCTTGCAGCAGCTTGTTCCGGGCTCTCTTCTTCATCATTTTCCTCTTCTACAATCCCCTCTTCTTCTCCGATCCTTACGTATCtatattatacatattataacAAAAGTaccttttatatatttttaacttttttgaatcatataattttttaatataattattaGAATTCTATTATAATTATACTTTTTTATTTCTAAGCAATACCCAGACCATCCTAATTCcagatataaatatatatattgtaacagactcatatttgaaaatattttatttttagctGTTTTGATTTAGTAGAATTAGTAGAATTCTATTTTAATTATACTTCTTGATTTATAAGTATCACTCATGTATTCTTCTTTAAtttctatatgacttataatattatatgtattattttacgCATTTTTTAATTACAATTCTTATAATAATTTTAACTCATAATTCTATTTCTCAAAATAGTCAATAGGATATTTTAgtgaaataataaaaaaaattgaaattgtattataattataatctttttatttattataattaataacctttattaataaaGTGAAACACTCTTTTAAGTGGTGCTTTGGTTTCAGCACTTTTTGATTTCATCAATTTTTGAATTTCATTATAActctaaatatataatttttattcttctttaacttctatatgacttataatattatatatattattttaccgaccattttttaattgtaattcttatattaatttcaactcaataatcatatttctcatatgaaTCAATAGtatattttgataaaattataaaaaatttgaaatcatataataattataatatttttattgtaAATAATAACACTAATATCGTACCTATAAGCGAAACCCCTTTTTTAAATGGTCCCAAATTTTATATCACTTTATTTTTGTTCAACCTATATTTTGGTTTCACTACAATCATCTTATTTCTAATAAAActctatattattttatttttaatgaaatataACTAAATTTTTGAAATTGTATTATAATTATTCCtaattttattttagctcgaTAATCATATTTCCGATATGAATCTATATAACTCTGTAGtattttttaatgaaataataaaattattgaaattatataattataatcttttttattataattctaatgcaaataatatatttattacATGTATATTACATTTTTTAACTTTtcttaaaataattataaataaaaataaaattaacaatAACTTTAATTCCTGATTTGTTCTTACCTTTATTTCACTTCTAGATTCATATATTTTGTACAATTATAAATTGATTTTCAATAAATTAATATGATTATTAGAATTATATTgtaattgtaattttttttaataataaattataccgtaataaataatatatttagatAATAATGATGATGTATAATAAGAAAATGCAAGGATTACCCCACTTTTAAAACTGGATGCCCAAAAGTACATATTAGCGTTGAATATTCGTTAAAATACCGCCCAACTTATGTGTACTAATATTTGATTGAACTATACACATGTTTCTTATGCGTGATCACTGCAATTAAAGTTTTGAGTTTGCTGAATACGAATGTTCAACATGCGTATCATAtattaaaagaaaattataaaaacatGCATGTTCGATATGTTTATGCCtagatatatataaaatatacattTTCGTGATGTATTACCCACATTCGTGTTTAATGGGTATCTTTGACGATCCTTCCCACCGCTGGATAAATTAGATTGGGTTTTATAAGTAAAATTTAGAAATGTTGACATAGCACCCATACTATTATgatgtttaaaaattatttaaataaattaactcAGTTTGTGCTTCGCACGGGTTATCAACTAGTTAAAATAAATGAGAGATTTATAAGTAATAAGTAGATAATACTTAGAAGTTATATTGCCTCCGTCCCCCTTATTTCTTAACTATATTTTTCACTGCTCGGCACGCATCTTAAAGCgtatataaaatatagttttataacttatttttaaaattttcttttcctcaaaaaaaatttaaacattgaaattttattcaaaatcaattttttaaaaaaataatttatagaaTTATACTATATAGGAgtcttaaaatgtgtgtcgaaCCATCCCTCTCAGGTAAAGAATTgagagggacggagggagtattagtGTTTGGaaaattttacttataagtcggaattttttttactaaaataaataattttaaagtaaaattatcttaattcgtaaattttaaattataaagaGATCCAAGAAAGCTGTTTTCAGTTGTGTGAAAGAAAGGATATGGCGCATAGTGCAAGATTGGAATCATAAAATATTGTCAAAAGCAGGAAAAACAGTGATGGTAAAGAACGTGGGTCAATCGATACCAACATACAATATGTCTTGTTTTTTGATGGCGAAGACGTTATGCACAAAGATCGAAAGAATGTTGAATGGTTACTGGTGGGGTTCGACAGGAAATAATTCAAAGGGAATTAGATGGGCTGCCTGGGAAAAGATGGCTCTTCCAAAGTGCAAGGGTGGCCTTGGATTTAGAGATCTCTATGGATTTAATTTGGCATTGCTTGGCAAATACGTGTGGAACTTCTACAGCAGACCAAACTCTCCGGTAACTAGACTATTCAAAGCAAGGTACTTCCCAAGAAAAAGCATTCTTCATGCCGCTAAAGGGGTCGGTCCTAACTTTGTGTGGACAGGGATATGGGAAGCGAAAGAACAATTAAAGAACGGGTTCTGTTGGGTATTGGGAGACGGGGAAAGCATAAGGATATATAAAGACCCCTGGTTGAAAGGAAAAAGGGACTTTTGTGTGGAGGATAGTCATATGAATGGCGGTAGAAATGAGAGGGTTAGTTGTTACTTCCATCCTGAAAGCAAAGTATGGGATGTGCAAAAGGTGCATCAAAACTTTCATGCAAACGACATTGATCTAATCCTTCAAACAAGGATCCCTAGGAATATGGCTAATGACAGAATTGCTTGGACAACATCGACTACGGGGTTGTACACAGTTAAAACAGTGTATCAACATTGGTCGTCACATAATTTTGTTCGTACAGAGGTAGCAGAGGTCACAGTGGGAAGGAGCTAAAATAAATTATGGCGTCTGAATTTGCCTCACAAACTGAGAACTTTCATTTGGAGATTCTGCAACAACAATATCCCGGTAAGGGAACTACTGAGGAGCAGGTATGTTAATACAACGGGTTAAATATCAACGTGGTCACTCAACTGAAAGCCATATATCAGTTTAATTATCAaacttaacggggtatcattcgaatcactaaagtcataataaaaatcaaacaaataactcaaaatatgtgttcgagaactaaaaattattttatggagttctatatatttttcttgaatcatattacaaccaaatgaaaatgtatgaattctagtattttatataatatagtaagatttttaaaaatttatctaatatttatttttaattttgtagtcattttctttatttaaataaaaatgattagtagataaattttaaaattctcaaaaaaTCATATATAATACTATGAATTCATAttttttcatttggttgtaataggaattaagaaaaatgtttagaaattcataaaataaattttaattctcgagcacatattttgTGGTATTTGTTTGATATTTATTCTGACTTTAGTGATCCAAATGATTACCCGTTAAGTTTGATaattaaactgatatatgaccTTCATTtaagtgaccactttgatatttataCAACTATCTTATGCTCAATGTGTGATATTGACATTGAACATATGTTGCATATACTCTTCGAATGTAAGTTTGCCACTGATTGCTTGAGAAAGGTCGGCCTGGAGTATGATATGCAGATGGAGGAGTCAGCCTGGAGTTGGCTTTTGCAGAGAATAGAAACAGAAATACCGCAGGTCACTGAGAAGATTGCCACAGCTTTATGGAGCATATGGTTTGCGAGAAACCAAACAATTTgggaaaataaaaatattacGCCGACAATTGCAGTTGATATTGGTGTAAGGCAGGTTCGAGAGTGGCAGGAGGCTGTAAAGCGGAAAGTGATGATCAGTAATACCAAACCAGTAGAACCAGAACGGGCATCATCTTGGCAACCTCCTCAGAAAGATTACTTTAAACTTAATGTTGATGCTTTAGTGTTCAACAATGAAGAATTTTTCTCTCTTGGAATGGTGATAAGAAATGATCAGGGTACAATTTGTGAAAGGGGAGAATATGTGCATCTCGGGCAAGATCTCAGTTATGGAGGTTGAAGCTCGAGGAGTCCAAGAAGCTATATCCTGGATATAATATCTGAGACTGGAAGGAGTTTGCATAGAATGTGACTCTGCGTTGGTTGTGGCTGTTGTGCATGATCATATGAAATACTACCTTGAAGTTGGCCATATTATACTTTTATCATCAGAAACTTAAGAGCAGGTCTGACCTAAGGGTGGAGCCAGAAAATAAATTTCACTTAGGCTAGcttctaaattttttttaatgAAATATTCAAGCAAATGAAAAAATATGCATAATTTTTGTATCACAGCAGATGTCCACAATAGTTGCCCctaattagaaaaataaaatctAGGTGCCCAAATACATGGGTCAAATCATAGCTTAAGAGTAGCTATATGTTCTTAAAATTAGAGAATATAGTTATGGACAAATTGAAGATCGTAGAAGTtgaattttttaatatatttagtACCTTAAAGGCATCAAGACCCTGCCTTTTGTTATAACCAGAATGCACCCACTCAACACACATGGCACAAAAACATTTCAAACGATCACCAGTAGTGCTACGAAACATCAACATAATTCATATGCTAAGAAATAATGATCACAACAGTACACAAGAATAtttatttcctaatatataatcAATATAGTAACCACAACAATGCATCAGAAGTAATAGCAAAATCTACAACAAAAGGTTTGAACACAAAGTATAAATTTTAAACCTCAGCATAGACTTGGAATAAAAAAAAACTAGAAAATTTGAGTAATTCTTACTTGTTATTGAATTACAACCTTCGATTCTTAATAGAATAAAATTCATATATTATAGAGTTTGAATCGATATCTTCAACGAGGTTCGGCTCAATATAAATTATCATAGAATCTGTTAAAAACTCATCTTCCATTTTATTGCGCATATACATCCTGTAATGAAAAATTAAGTAAAAGAGTTTGAATAGGATTGTAAATTGTATTACCtaaattacaaaaatataaattataaatcaagaataagaTGAATTGTTCTTGTTCTTGAATCACCTTTAAAGTTTTAAACTTTACTCTCCTGATTTGATCTCCTCTTCACTACCTTTTCTCCCCTGATAACTTAATTGCAATtggtttttatgttttttttcttttttctttattTCCTCTGACAACCTGCTGTTTTGTATAAAAAATATTGGGTTGGGCCAAATTTTGTCATGGGCTGATTTCAAAAAACACAGGTTGGATAATAGaaaatttttgataatttttttttgtacCGGGGTGCAGCCCACCACAGCCTTGGCTACGGCTCCGCCCTGGTCTGACCTTGCTCTTTGTCATGTTAAGAAGCAATTCAATCAAGTAGCTCACCTTTTGGCTAGGGCCCATATATGGTTGATTGCTATAATATTTTTGAGTCTACTCCGGACAGACCTATTGTTGGAGACGTTGTATTCTGATTATTCTGGTTAATGAAGTTTTTCCTTGttctaaaaaaaatatattttaaaataaaaattaaaaacaaataaaataaattgatGAAAAGTAAATCGTTACCAAACTTCAACTTATTAGCTTgtaagttgtaaattcaacttataaattgGATCAAGCTCAACACGCCCTTATAAGTTATAACGAACTTATAAATCATAAGTCGACTTGTAAGTTAGAGTTAAACACGTCCTTATCTTTACACATCAACAGAGATCCTACTTTCAAACAAGACATAAATTTacataattaatttaattattattcgGTGTCATGACACCTACTATATTTGGTATTGGAATATGTAAACGAATAAAACCAGAAATTCAGAATGACCCTATCAAGAAATATTCATGTTAAGAGAGTGTGATATGTAAAAGTACAAGACTATTAATAAAGTACAGCCACCAGAGAGGACCTGGAAAAAAATGGTGAAGCAGTCATTTTATGACTGGACACTTGGGTGCTGTACTAGCACACGAGCACGCCACTTAATTTTCTACTCTTTTTATTCAAACACTTTCCTTGGCTGGCTGGCTGGCGGGCTTTAGGCTTCCCATCATAACCACTTGCTACATCCTTATAAATACCCAATCTTAGCCAAGGAAGAAACATCAACTAAACACACAACAAAGTCCAAAAGAAACTTGAAGAGTAGCAACATTTGCATATTCTTCGCCAGGGAAAGATGGGTGCAGGTGGGCGTATGTCTGATCATTCTAATGTCAAGAAAACTGAAACAGAAGCACTCCGACGAGCTCCTCATGAGAAACCACCATTTACCATTGGTGATCTTAAGAAATCTATTCCTGCTCATTGCTTTGAAAAATCACTTGTCACTTCTTTTCGATATCTCATTCAAGATCTCCTCATGGCCTATGCCCTTTACTATGTTGCCACTAATTACATAGACCAATATCTTCCACATCCTATTAATTACTTGGGCTGGGCAGCTTACATTGCCGTCCAAGGCTGTGTCCTAACCGGGGCTTGGGTCGTAGGCCATGAATGTGATCATGATGCCTTCAGCGATTATGGCTGGGTTAATGACCTTGTTGGCCTTGTTGTCCACTCTTGTCTCATGGTCCCTTATTTCTCTTGGAAAATTAGCCATAGACGTCATCATGCCAACACTCAATCGCTTGAGAATGACGAGGTTTATGTCCCAAGATTCAGGTCCAACATCAGGAACTACTACAAGATTCTCAACAACCCACCTGGCCGTGTCCTTGTTTGGGTTACCACACTCCTTGTAGGCTTCCCTTTATACTTGATGTTCAATGTTTCGGGACACAAGTATGAGAGGTGGACTTCACACTATGATCCTCATAGCCCTCTTTACACAGAACGTGAACGCAAACAAATCATTGTTTCTGATATTGCCATTCTTGCAGTAATCTATGGCCTATACCGACTTGTTCTAATCAAAGGCTTTGCGTGGGTGTTCTGTGTTTATGGAGGTCCACTCCTAGTTGTTAACATGTGGTTCACCTTAATAACAATCCTCAACCACACTCATCCTTCTGTGCCTTACTACGATTCAACTGAATGGGACTGGTTGAGGGGAGCTCTATGCACTGTCGACAGAGATTATGGGATTTTGAACAAGGTGTTCCACAATGTATGCAATGCTCATGTTTGTCACCACATTTTCTCCATGATCCCACATTACCACGGACTTGAAGCAACAGAGGCCATGAAGCCAGTATTGGGCGATTATTATCAGTATGATGGAACTCCGATTCTTAAGGCGATGTACAGAGAAATGAAGGAATGCATTTACGTGGAGAAAGATGAAGGTGAGACTAAAGGAGTCTACTGGTACCGAAAGGATATATAGCTTGATTtgtttttttctaaaattttctgTTAATGTCAGATTATTTTTCGATGTTACTCGCTGAAATGCTTGTTTCTTCCATATTAAGTTGAAATGAACGAGTGTGTTCAAAATTATTTTCAGTTCTTCACGAAATTGCTTTCATGTTATGTTTAAATGCTTGTGCAGCAAGTGCACAGCGTGTTTTTGAATCGTCAGTAGGATAATATGAGAACTGAAACAGAGTGAGGTTATAGAGGTAGTTTAACACTAGTATTTACTTGCAAATTTATTTGAGCTTTCTGCACTCCCGTCTCCTTTTCTCTTGTAAGAATGCAGATACCAAGACTGATAGAACGTAAAAACTACAGTATAGTGTTTCAGCTAGAATTAAAATGAGCATACGAAGCTGATAAAGTAAATACGATAATTGCATATCAAATATCAATAAGACAGTCATTACAGTAAAGCATAAATTTTCGAATATGCATATATAAACACATGAGCAAGTATTTGATCAAGTATGAATATTTTTTAACGATTGTATTTGTTACTCCATCACAATCAtttactttaaattaaaaaacatattttaacagtaacaaatttatgggttgtattttaagtaatattaaattaaatttaataacatctatttacttttaatttgtaaattaatttttatcgataattaagtaatattaaataa
This genomic interval from Apium graveolens cultivar Ventura chromosome 8, ASM990537v1, whole genome shotgun sequence contains the following:
- the LOC141679423 gene encoding uncharacterized protein LOC141679423, which gives rise to MRAEQYVRIGEEEGIVEEENDEEESPEQAAARLKKGKWAREETTTTIDLPNGITRTVIMTSERLENPVRVHHPDLEETEGLTITEVGETSEAREDLDPRIPPMVERAGTAEDTIPILVDLNDPSKSSDKCHEFFKAIKGVGKNFEWTEKCEEAFQNIKKHLSSPSIFSNPKAGETLVLYLAVSDFAVSAVLVREEDGVQLPVYDVSKRLADAETRYANLEKLTYALILASQKLRPYFQAHKTEVRTSYPLRQVMHKPEASGRMLKWTIELGQSEVDYKPRTAIKVQTLADFILEFPPHQEEDQWALIVIPGVEESEQGQQNCAPWFNEVRLELIPRGWSEGADELAKLGSRHEATLLGVVPLDIQRHPSVPEHEPHGSSHIPHEPLALCYVGNRSNWRNPKGKGGVKYAVVAVDYFTKWAEAEPLATITLVSDNGKQFDSKEMWEFCEQLRIHKSFSAVCHPQSNGQTKAVNKIIKHTLKAKLEEKKGTWPEELTQALWSYNTTPRMKLGRPLSLWYMGVRPWCRLK
- the LOC141679424 gene encoding putative mitochondrial protein AtMg00310; the encoded protein is MVKNVGQSIPTYNMSCFLMAKTLCTKIERMLNGYWWGSTGNNSKGIRWAAWEKMALPKCKGGLGFRDLYGFNLALLGKYVWNFYSRPNSPVTRLFKARYFPRKSILHAAKGVGPNFVWTGIWEAKEQLKNGFCWVLGDGESIRIYKDPWLKGKRDFCVEDSHMNGGRNERVSCYFHPESKVWDVQKVHQNFHANDIDLILQTRIPRNMANDRIAWTTSTTGLYTVKTVYQHWSSHNFVRTEVAEVTVGRS
- the LOC141678609 gene encoding delta(12)-fatty-acid desaturase FAD2-like is translated as MGAGGRMSDHSNVKKTETEALRRAPHEKPPFTIGDLKKSIPAHCFEKSLVTSFRYLIQDLLMAYALYYVATNYIDQYLPHPINYLGWAAYIAVQGCVLTGAWVVGHECDHDAFSDYGWVNDLVGLVVHSCLMVPYFSWKISHRRHHANTQSLENDEVYVPRFRSNIRNYYKILNNPPGRVLVWVTTLLVGFPLYLMFNVSGHKYERWTSHYDPHSPLYTERERKQIIVSDIAILAVIYGLYRLVLIKGFAWVFCVYGGPLLVVNMWFTLITILNHTHPSVPYYDSTEWDWLRGALCTVDRDYGILNKVFHNVCNAHVCHHIFSMIPHYHGLEATEAMKPVLGDYYQYDGTPILKAMYREMKECIYVEKDEGETKGVYWYRKDI